A DNA window from Caminicella sporogenes DSM 14501 contains the following coding sequences:
- a CDS encoding ribosomal L7Ae/L30e/S12e/Gadd45 family protein, whose translation MHLMELKKQNKLKVGTKQSTRALNEDKVATLFVAKDSEQHVVRNIIEIAKEKNVQIVYVDSMKKLGKACGIDVGAATAVILK comes from the coding sequence ATGCACCTTATGGAACTTAAAAAACAAAACAAATTAAAAGTTGGTACAAAGCAGTCTACTAGAGCACTTAATGAAGACAAAGTTGCAACTTTATTTGTAGCGAAAGATAGCGAACAGCATGTAGTTAGAAATATAATTGAAATTGCTAAAGAAAAAAATGTTCAAATAGTATATGTAGATTCTATGAAGAAACTTGGAAAAGCATGTGGGATTGATGTTGGTGCTGCAACTGCAGTAATTTTAAAGTAA
- the rpsL gene encoding 30S ribosomal protein S12, translating to MPTINQLVRKGREKVEKKSTAPALQRGFNSLKRVPTKMSSPQKRGVCTAVKTVTPKKPNSALRKVARVRLTNGIEVTAYIPGIGHNLQEHSVVLIRGGRVKDLPGVRYHIVRGTLDTAGVQNRMQGRSKYGTKKPKKK from the coding sequence ATGCCAACAATAAACCAGTTAGTACGCAAAGGTAGAGAGAAAGTTGAAAAGAAATCAACAGCTCCTGCTTTACAAAGAGGTTTTAACTCATTAAAAAGAGTTCCTACTAAAATGAGTTCACCGCAGAAAAGAGGAGTATGTACTGCTGTAAAGACTGTTACTCCTAAAAAGCCTAACTCAGCTCTTAGAAAGGTTGCCAGAGTAAGACTTACAAATGGTATAGAAGTTACAGCTTATATACCAGGTATAGGACATAACCTACAAGAGCACAGTGTTGTTTTGATAAGAGGTGGAAGGGTAAAAGACTTACCAGGTGTTAGGTATCATATCGTGAGAGGTACTCTTGATACAGCAGGAGTACAAAACAGAATGCAAGGAAG